A single Botrytis cinerea B05.10 chromosome 1, complete sequence DNA region contains:
- the Bcngr1 gene encoding Bcngr1 has translation MSFQQQQTYDPAQQGGYEQNNGNGAMPPPPMQQQQQQQGGMPAGDGGSPAPFAQQGAGVEGSSGSVTGDAKTTLWMGELEPWIDENFIRSVWFGMGEQVNVKMIRDKFSGNAGYCFIDFTSPAAAAKALSLNGSMIPNTTRPFKLNWASGGGLADRRSESRDDRGPEFSIFVGDLGPEVNEYVLVSLFQARFPSCKSAKIMTDPISGMSRGYGFVRFAEEGDQQRALTEMQGVYCGNRPMRISTATPKNKSGGAGPAGMQMQGGGGGGMPGAMGGAPGMYGMGGGPPMAGYYGTPQPMNQFTDPNNTTVFVGGLSGYVTEDELRSFFQGFGEITYVKIPPGKGCGFVQFVQRHAAEMAINQMQGYPIGNSRVRLSWGRSQNNSGPAGTPYRPAPPPPHYQQMGMPQQHNPYNGFQPLQ, from the exons ATGTCTttccaacaacaacaaacctACGATCCCGCCCAACAAGGTGGCTACGAACAGAACAACGGCAACGGTGCTATGCCGCCACCACCAAtgcagcaacaacagcagcagcaaggTGGTATGCCTGCCGGTGACGGTGGCTCACCAGCTCCATTTGCGCAACAAGGTGCCGGCGTTGAAGGCTCTTCTGGCAGCGTCACAGGAGATGCAAAGACAACCCTCTG GATGGGTGAGCTTGAGCCATGGATCGACGAGAACTTCATCCGCAGTGTCTGGTTCGGAATGGGCGAGCAAGTCAATGTCAAGATGATCAGAGACAAATTCTCTGG AAACGCTGGTTATTGTTTCATCGACTTCACTTCCCCAGCTGCTGCTGCGAAGGCCTTGTCCTTGAATGGATCCATGATTCCAAACACCACTCGACCATTCAAGCTCAATTGGGCATCAGGTGGTGGTCTTGCCGATCGTCGGTCAGAATCCCG TGATGACCGTGGACCagaattttctatctttgtTGGAGACCTCGGCCCGGAGGTAAATGAATATGTCCTGGTTTCATTGTTCCAGGCCAGATTTCCCTCGTGTAAATCAGCCAAGATCATGACCGATCCTATCTCTGGCATGTCCCGTGGTTATGGCTTTGTTCGCTTCGCCGAAGAGGGCGATCAACAACGTGCGTTGACCGAAATGCAAGGTGTCTATTGCGGAAATAGACCCATGCGCATCAGTACCGCTACCCCCAAGAACAAGTCTGGCGGTGCTGGACCAGCAGGTATGCAGATGCAAGGcggtggcggtggtggtaTGCCCGGTGCCATGGGAGGTGCCCCAGGCATGTACGGAATGGGTGGCGGCCCACCTATGGCTGGATACTATGGTACTCCTCAACCAATGAATCAATTTACCGATCCAAACAACACAACTGTGTTCGTCGGTGGATTGTCTGGCTACGTCACTGAAGACGAGCTTAGATCTTTCTTCCAAGGTTTCGGAGAGATCACCTACGTCAAGATTCCACCCGGAAAGGGCTGCGGATTTGTCCAATTCGTTCAACGACACGCTGCCGAGATGGCAATCAACCAGATGCAAGGATACCCAATTGGTAATTCTCGCGTTCGTTTGTCTTGGGGACGATCCCAGAACAATTCTGGACCAGCCGGAACCCCATACCGACCTGCTCCTCCCCCACCCCACTACCAACAGATGGGTATGCCACAACAGCATAACCCTTACAATGGTTTCCAACCATTACAG TAA
- the Bcnsp1 gene encoding Bcnsp1: protein MSGFTFGNTGSTGGGLFGGGSSSNPPNSSGAGLFGGAPATSGAAPSSLFGAPKPAGAQAPAFGGAGAANTGAAKPAAGGIFGQSTGNAPNATSSFSFGKPTASTTPTTSAGGGLFGGGGASTGGSGGFSFGGPKPDGASTPTTENKPATPTGGMFSGMNKPASGGMFGGAASSTPSLGSTTPAPSKPFSFASTTPAGPPPTNNAPAASTGNLFGGGAPSQSTGGLFGTPKTTAASQPTQTPAASAPTGGLFSSGTPAAAAPSNLFGGAGATKPSAPSGNMFGGNKPAASAAPPASSTPAATTEAAKPAPSFSFPSATPAASTPGTQASTTPAPAAPATSSLFGKPNPATSTPAPAAPAPAQTPSLFGNATSTSAATTSTPAPAATTSSLFGAAKSSTPGTSGPTNTSTPAPASSAANGGSANLDQRAGATAGSGAAGSAATLGASTAGPRPELSRLKNKTMDEIITRWASDLAKYQKDFQEQATKVAQWDRLLVENGDKIQKLYNTTFEAERSSAEVERQLATVEGQQAELEQWLDRYEQEVDDMFKSTAVETLQGPDQERERTYKMAEKLADKLDEMGKDLSTMIEAMNEASATLNKSTKSDDPLSHIVRVLNSHLMQLQWIDQNAKTLQEKVEAAHKLGQSMSANGLGGAEGDAADQFYRSFMGRR from the exons ATGTCTGGATTTACATTCGGCAACACTGGGAGTACCGGCGGAGGATTGTTCGGTGGGGGAAGTTCTAGTAACCCTCCTAATAGCTCTGGTGCTGGACTATTTGGAGGTGCGCCAGCTACATCTGGGGCCGCTCCATCATCTCTATTCGGCGCACCAAAACCAGCTGGAGCACAAGCACCGGCCTTTGGAGGAGCAGGAGCTGCAAACACAGGAGCTGCAAAGCCAGCCGCTGGAGGTATCTTTGGCCAAAGCACAGGAAATGCCCCCAATGCCACGTCCTCTTTCAGTTTTGGAAAGCCTACTGCTAGCACCACACCTACAACTTCAGCAGGTGGTGGACTGTTCGGTGGAGGAGGAGCATCTACAGGTGGAAGTGGAGGTTTCAGTTTTGGGGGGCCCAAGCCAGATGGTGCTTCAACGCCAACAACGGAGAATAAACCCGCAACTCCTACGGGGGGCATGTTCTCAGGAATGAACAAGCCAGCATCAGGTGGTATGTTTGGAGGAGCAGCTTCGAGTACCCCAAGTTTAGGATCAACAACACCAGCACCAAGCAAGCCTTTCAGTTTTGCATCCACAACCCCAGCAGGACCACCACCTACGAATAATGCGCCAGCTGCGAGTACAGGAAACTTGTTTGGTGGCGGTGCTCCATCGCAATCAACTGGAGGTCTGTTCGGAACACCAAAAACAACAGCCGCATCACAACCTACACAGACACCAGCTGCATCAGCCCCTACTGGTGGTCTTTTTTCCAGCGGCACTCCTGCAGCTGCAGCTCCTAGCAACTTGTTcggtggtgctggtgctaCAAAACCTTCTGCTCCTAGCGGCAACATGTTTGGTGGAAACAAGCCTGCTGCTTCGGCAGCTCCCCCTGCCAGCTCAACACCTGCGGCGACTACAGAAGCTGCCAAGCCGGCCCCATCTTTCAGCTTCCCTTCTGCTACTCCAGCAGCTAGCACCCCTGGAACACAGGCTTCTACTACTCCCGCACCCGCAGCTCCTGCTACCAGCAGTCTATTTGGAAAACCCAATCCAGCCACATCTACTCCCGCGCCAGCTGCACCTGCCCCAGCGCAAACACCATCGCTTTTTGGAAACGCTACTTCGACTAGTGCTGCAACCACTTCTACTCCTGCACCAGCTGCTACAACATCAAGTTTGTTTGGCGCAGCTAAATCATCAACTCCCGGTACTTCTGGCCCAACTAACACCAGCACACCTGCCCCTGCTTCATCGGCTGCGAATGGGGGCTCCGCAAATCTAGATCAACGAGCTGGCGCAACTGCTGGCTCTGGCGCGGCAGGAAGCGCCGCAACTCTAGGAGCCTCTACGGCTGGCCCAAGACCGGAATTATCTCGTCTTAAGAACAAAACTATGGATGAAATTATCACCCGATGGGCATCTGATTTGGCCAAGTACCAGAAGGATTTCCAAGAACAAGCAACCAAGGTAGCTCAGTGGGATCGCCTTTTGGTTGAGAATGGAGATAAAATTCAGAAATTGTACAATACCACATTCGAGGCTGAACGATCAAGCGCAGAAGTCGAACGACAACTAGCAACAGTGGAAGGCCAGCAAGCCGAACTCGAACAGTGGCTCGATCGTTACGAACAGGAGGTCGATGACATGTTCAAAAGTACAGCTGTCGAAACACTACAAGGACCAGATCAAGAGCGTGAGAGAACCTACAAGATGGCGGAGAAATTGGCAGATAAGCTTGATGAAATGGGCAAAGACCTTTCTACTATGATTGAAGCTATGAATGAGGCCTCTGCTACTTTGAACAAGAGCACCAAGTCTGATGATCCA CTTTCTCATATCGTCCGAGTCCTTAATTCACATCTTATGCAATTGCAATGGATTGATCAGAATGCTAAAACATTACAAGAGAAAGTGGAGGCGGCGCACAAATTGGGACAAAGTATGAGTGCAAATGGTCTTGGTGGAGCGGAAGGTGATGCCGCAGATCAGTTCTACAGATCTTTTATGGGCAGAAGATGA
- the Bcngr1 gene encoding Bcngr1 produces MSFQQQQTYDPAQQGGYEQNNGNGAMPPPPMQQQQQQQGGMPAGDGGSPAPFAQQGAGVEGSSGSVTGDAKTTLWMGELEPWIDENFIRSVWFGMGEQVNVKMIRDKFSGNAGYCFIDFTSPAAAAKALSLNGSMIPNTTRPFKLNWASGGGLADRRDDRGPEFSIFVGDLGPEVNEYVLVSLFQARFPSCKSAKIMTDPISGMSRGYGFVRFAEEGDQQRALTEMQGVYCGNRPMRISTATPKNKSGGAGPAGMQMQGGGGGGMPGAMGGAPGMYGMGGGPPMAGYYGTPQPMNQFTDPNNTTVFVGGLSGYVTEDELRSFFQGFGEITYVKIPPGKGCGFVQFVQRHAAEMAINQMQGYPIGNSRVRLSWGRSQNNSGPAGTPYRPAPPPPHYQQMGMPQQHNPYNGFQPLQ; encoded by the exons ATGTCTttccaacaacaacaaacctACGATCCCGCCCAACAAGGTGGCTACGAACAGAACAACGGCAACGGTGCTATGCCGCCACCACCAAtgcagcaacaacagcagcagcaaggTGGTATGCCTGCCGGTGACGGTGGCTCACCAGCTCCATTTGCGCAACAAGGTGCCGGCGTTGAAGGCTCTTCTGGCAGCGTCACAGGAGATGCAAAGACAACCCTCTG GATGGGTGAGCTTGAGCCATGGATCGACGAGAACTTCATCCGCAGTGTCTGGTTCGGAATGGGCGAGCAAGTCAATGTCAAGATGATCAGAGACAAATTCTCTGG AAACGCTGGTTATTGTTTCATCGACTTCACTTCCCCAGCTGCTGCTGCGAAGGCCTTGTCCTTGAATGGATCCATGATTCCAAACACCACTCGACCATTCAAGCTCAATTGGGCATCAGGTGGTGGTCTTGCCGATCGTCG TGATGACCGTGGACCagaattttctatctttgtTGGAGACCTCGGCCCGGAGGTAAATGAATATGTCCTGGTTTCATTGTTCCAGGCCAGATTTCCCTCGTGTAAATCAGCCAAGATCATGACCGATCCTATCTCTGGCATGTCCCGTGGTTATGGCTTTGTTCGCTTCGCCGAAGAGGGCGATCAACAACGTGCGTTGACCGAAATGCAAGGTGTCTATTGCGGAAATAGACCCATGCGCATCAGTACCGCTACCCCCAAGAACAAGTCTGGCGGTGCTGGACCAGCAGGTATGCAGATGCAAGGcggtggcggtggtggtaTGCCCGGTGCCATGGGAGGTGCCCCAGGCATGTACGGAATGGGTGGCGGCCCACCTATGGCTGGATACTATGGTACTCCTCAACCAATGAATCAATTTACCGATCCAAACAACACAACTGTGTTCGTCGGTGGATTGTCTGGCTACGTCACTGAAGACGAGCTTAGATCTTTCTTCCAAGGTTTCGGAGAGATCACCTACGTCAAGATTCCACCCGGAAAGGGCTGCGGATTTGTCCAATTCGTTCAACGACACGCTGCCGAGATGGCAATCAACCAGATGCAAGGATACCCAATTGGTAATTCTCGCGTTCGTTTGTCTTGGGGACGATCCCAGAACAATTCTGGACCAGCCGGAACCCCATACCGACCTGCTCCTCCCCCACCCCACTACCAACAGATGGGTATGCCACAACAGCATAACCCTTACAATGGTTTCCAACCATTACAG TAA
- the Bcire1 gene encoding Bcire1 produces MVRPQACGEAVNNIFIFAAFFLVLPWLVDAQQQQRSVLRQHESSPEVGSSEVIRTPLEATKVKTIETPLIIPRRKQTLSVNAGSHDIIDASADSAPLAPSHLAQSSRLESSSLQSPGWGSSQPSARDLQDWEVEDFVLLATVDGSVWARDRKTGKHKWRMQLPEVSMISTKHHKRNKSADFTEAPTPWGIDDYVWIVEPTEHGGLWIYRPDVPNGGLINTGLTMKKLVDEMSPYQSDDPEVVYTGSKKTQMVHVDATNGKILQVFGGDYIVDAKDQSCSSENGFVGREADECQNPTIWLGLSKYEVNIVGKDHHPVATLMYNEWGPNVQDAKRYGDKYHQTLDSKYILAGQDGHVMGFDRERSNDHEMLFQQKLSTPVVRVFDVFRPWGIEEKNLKLMILPQPKPELSTENEISEMDQHRNRVVINLAKDGSFYAMSGKSYPLAVTGSKAEIYQRESLKRESWKKMGQPELAAALTGVHFLDEPNEPRLTISAPLFNDDNQSKVSVTDLTPEILSEPTLLQSFQQIPRLAIDSVVEFVKNPVLILFLMILVISNQRTIRAWIGRHGAHNKKTVVSHKDRSVTKDVPPIDDSSDDATKISGHEASRLSDIPEDKPLREPTPIIKDLASLPDVPENTVAAVPLEGTTLNDTSSLSEAVQDAGDTALSPEKKRRKRGRRGGVNHRGKKDRPGQTGSDQESQNAPVKKLPPTVEDAVHNVKNMFPQNTLEPDIQTVSNDPAEVSGSRIRIGALEVDQNKLVGTGSNGTMVFEGKFDGRAVAVKRMLIQFYDIASQETKLLRESDDHPNVIRYFAQQSAGGFLYIALELCPASLSDVIEKPHLHRDLAQGGEKDLPNVLYQITNGIQHLHNLRIVHRDLKPQNILVAMSKNGKPRLLVSDFGLCKKLEVEQSSFRATTAHAAGTSGWRAPELLLDDDDKPGSMVDTSTDGGGSGSILVGSDMMHNRRATRAIDIFSLGLVFFYVLTKGSHPFDCGDRYMREVNIRKDNFNLDLLEILGDYAFEAKDLISSMLRKEPKSRPVAAQVMAHPFFWSAKKRLNFLCDVSDHFEKEKRDPPSPALLELERWAGDVCHGDFLKSLGKEFVDSMGKQRKYTGTRLLDLLRALRNKKNHYEDMPDKLKKDVGPLPDGYLSFWTRKFPNLLIVCWNVVYEVEWDQVDRFKEYYEPAGL; encoded by the exons ATGGTCAGGCCCCAGGCCTGTGGCGAAGCCgtgaataatatattcatctTCGCAGCATTCTTTTTGGTTCTACCATGGTTAGTCGATgctcagcagcagcaacgATCAGTTCTCAGGCAACATGAATCCTCGCCCGAAGTAGGTAGTTCAGAGGTAATTCGAACTCCCCTCGAAGCAACGAAAGTAAAAACCATCGAGACTCCATTGATCATTCCACGAAGAAAGCAAACTTTAAGCGTAAACGCCGGATCTCACGATATAATCGATGCGAGCGCCGATTCAGCACCATTAGCTCCTTCACATCTTGCACAATCCAGTAGGCTTGAGTCTAGCAGCCTTCAGTCTCCTGGATGGGGTTCTTCGCAGCCGAGTGCGCGGGATCTCCAAGACTGGGAAGTAGAAGATTTTGTGCTACTGGCGACCGTTGATGGAAGTGTGTGGGCGCGCGACAGAAAAACGGGTAAACATAAATGGCGAATGC AATTACCTGAAGTGTCGATGATTTCCACCAAACATCATAAGAGAAACAAATCTGCCGATTTCACTGAAGCTCCCACTCCATGGGGCATCGACGATTATGTTTGGATTGTTGAACCCACTGAACATGGTGGTTTATGGATATATCGACCCGATGTTCCGAACGGTGGCCTGATCAACACAGGTTTAACGATGAAGAAATTAGTTGACGAAATGTCACCGTACCAAAGTGACGACCCCGAGGTCGTATACACTGGTTCGAAGAAAACTCAGATGGTGCATGTTGATGCCACCAATGGAAAGATATTGCAGGTCTTTGGAGGAGATTACATTGTTGATGCAAAGGATCAGAGCTGTAGTTCTGAAAATGGATTTGTGGGAAGAGAAGCGGACGAATGTCAAAACCCTACCATTTGGTTAGGGTTATCAAAATACGAAGTCAACATCGTTGGCAAGGACCATCATCCAGTTGCTACTTTGATGTACAATGAATGGGGACCTAATGTTCAAGATGCGAAGAGATACGGAGACAAATATCACCAAACACTCGATAGCAAATATATCCTAGCTGGGCAAGATGGCCACGTGATGGGATTCGATCGTGAACGAAGCAATGATCACGAAATGCTGTTCCAACAGAAACTCTCTACACCTGTCGTTAGGGTTTTTGACGTTTTCAGACCCTGGGGAATTGAGGAAAAGAACCTGAAATTGATGATACTTCCACAACCTAAGCCTGAGTTGTCAACTGAAAACGAAATATCAGAAATGGACCAGCATCGAAACCGAGTTGTTATCAACCTTGCTAAGGATGGAAGTTTTTATGCAATGTCTGGAAAATCTTATCCTTTGGCTGTAACAGGCTCTAAAGCCGAAATTTACCAACGTGAATCGTTGAAACGCGAGTCTTGGAAAAAGATGGGTCAGCCCGAGCTGGCGGCGGCGCTGACGGGTGTTCATTTTCTTGACGAACCAAACGAACCCCGCCTGACAATATCCGCTCCCCTATTCAATGATGATAATCAAAGCAAAGTGTCTGTCACAGACCTCACTCCAGAAATTCTTAGCGAACCAACCCTGTTACAAAGCTTCCAGCAAATTCCAAGACTAGCGATTGACAGTGTCGTCGAATTCGTTAAAAACCCTgttctcattctttttttgatgaTACTAGTCATCTCGAACCAAAGAACAATACGAGCTTGGATCGGCCGCCACGGAGCTCACAATAAAAAAACTGTTGTTTCGCACAAAGATCGATCTGTAACTAAGGATGTGCCACCAATCGATGATTCAAGTGACGATGCCACAAAAATCAGCGGCCACGAGGCTTCCCGTCTATCAGATATCCCAGAAGACAAACCTCTTCGCGAACCCACCCCTATTATCAAGGATCTCGCATCTCTTCCGGACGTTCCCGAAAACACTGTTGCGGCTGTGCCACTTGAAGGTACTACTCTGAACGACACTAGCTCATTATCAGAGGCTGTGCAAGACGCAGGCGATACTGCCCTATCAcccgaaaagaaaagaaggaaacgAGGGCGACGTGGTGGAGTTAACCACCGAGGGAAGAAAGATCGTCCAGGCCAAACCGGAAGTGACCAAGAGTCTCAAAATGCTCCCGTCAAAAAGCTACCACCAACTGTTGAAGATGCCGTGCACAATGTCAAAAACATGTTTCCCCAGAACACACTTGAACCTGACATTCAGACGGTGTCTAATGATCCTGCGGAAGTTTCTGGTTCCAGAATTCGTATCGGGGCATTGGAAGTGGACCAAAATAAATTAGTCGGGACGGGTAGCAATGGTACCATGGTCTTTGAAGGAAAGTTCGATGGCCGCGCTGTCGCTGTCAAGAGGATGCTCATTCAATTTTACGACATCGCATCCCAAGAAACTAAACTTTTAAGAGAAAGTGACGATCACCCAAATG TCATCCGATACTTTGCACAACAGAGCGCTGGTGGATTCCTTTATATCGCCTTGGAGTTATGTCCCGCCTCGTTGAGTGATGTCATTGAAAAGCCACACTTACACAGAGATCTGGCTCAAGGTGGTGAAAAGGACCTTCCAAACGTACTCTATCAAATTACCAATGGTATCCAGCACCTCCACAACCTCCGCATCGTTCATCGTGATCTAAAGCCGCAGAACATCCTAGTTGCTATGTCTAAGAATGGTAAACCTCGACTTCTCGTTTCAGACTTCGGGCTATGCAAAAAATTGGAAGTGGAACAGTCATCTTTCAGGGCTACTACTGCTCATGCGGCCGGTACATCTGGCTGGCGGGCCCCGGAGCTCCTCCTTGACGATGATGACAAGCCAGGATCCATGGTTGACACGAGTACAGATGGTGGTGGATCAGGCTCGATTCTTGTTGGCTCGGATATGATGCACAATCGCAGAGCTACACGTGCTATCGACATTTTCTCTCTTGGATTGGTATTCTTCTACGTTTTAACCAAAGGTAGCCATCCTTTTGATTGTGGCGATCGATACATGCGGGAGGTGAATATTCGCAAagacaatttcaatttggATCTCTTGGAAATTCTTGGAGATTATGCCTTCGAAGCTAAAGATCTAATCAGCTCCATGCTTCGCAAGGAGCCGAAATCTCGTCCAGTCGCAGCACAAGTTATGGCACATCCCTTTTTCTGGTCGGCAAAGAAGCGATTGAACTTCCTTTGTGATGTCTCTGACCactttgaaaaagaaaagcggGACCCTCCAAGCCCTGCTCTCTTAGAGCTTGAGAGATGGGCGGGGGATGTCTGTCACGGCGATTTCCTAAAATCACTTGGAAAGGAGTTCGTGGATTCTATGGGCAAACAGAGGAAGTATACCGGCACGCGACTTTTGGATCTTCTTCGGGCCCTGAGGAACAAAAAGAATCACTATGAAGACATGCCTGACAAGCTGAAAAAAGATGTCGGTCCCTTACCTGACGGCTACCTCAGTTTTTGGACTAGGAAATTTCCCAACTTGTTAATTGTCTGTTGGAATGTTGTGTACGAAGTGGAGTGGGATCAGGTGGATCGTTTCAAGGAATACTATGAGCCAGCAGGTCTTTAA
- the Bchel2 gene encoding Bchel2, translating to MASTADIPSTADASALPRNDGQRGSRGRGRGRGRGGASGDAGSDSRRSENRGGRRGGRGGNRGHTASHEPANTNTNTIISTDPNAKFSSQKKLSRADGENKDANGEPVEVEVCFICASDVEHNAVAPCNHRTCHICALRMRALYKSKDCGYCRAPSPFVIFTDNATKNYEDFSDEDISNTDPNIGIRYESNDIQEDTLLLLRYNCPDPDCTTACRGWPDLHRHVRSTHQKKMCDLCTRHKKVFTHEHELFADKELEKHMRKGDDNPGALDQTGFKGHPLCSFCGQRFYGDDELFLHCRDKHERCHVCDRQSNNGQPHYYIDYNSLSQHLRKDHFPCNEPECLEQKFVFFATEMDLKAHQLEVHGNSLSKDVRRDARTVDISTFEYRQPYVQERNRGGNQREQREGRGRGRGRDPNAEPLAPSSAQPLRREEQAFQRQMAVQGAQAGSSRAFGGQLTAPTPAQASARVNPAESSRAASARPAANAGGLSEAVRGLDIAAPELTPEEQRKQLQHQDVIDRATRLLQNDQTKLNQFRNSISSYKNAGITASALIDAFFALFSDTTPAALGSLIREVAALFEDQSKGKAIVTAWNDWRAINEDYPSLPAPTSSNGNSIPLGWASANSNSSSGPRSNRVLKLKKSTAQSSRSTVSQNRSWGTASTSASTSSPAPSSSNQYNNPFPTLPTSRPNQTDSRITTTPWVAPTPATSSSSAPPSAPSSRAPSRAQARNGKDTNAFPALPPAAKPQSTIFGYGTGMVRRDMGGRPVATAWGSGNGEGSSGAGDAESADAGQGGRKKGNKGKKQVLMNWG from the exons ATGGCGTCCACAGCCGATATTCCTTCTACAGCTGACGCTTCTGCGCTGCCCCGCAATGATGGGCAGCGAGGctcaagaggaagaggaaggggtCGTGGTCGAGGAGGGGCTTCGGGGGATGCTGGCAGTGACTCTAGACGTTCGGAAAACCGTGGGGGGAGACGAGGGGGTCGTGGTGGGAATAGAGGACATACGGCTAGCCACGAACCTGCCAATACAAATACCAATACTATAATCTCTACGGACCCCAACGCCAAATTTTCCAGCCAGAAGAAGCTGTCAAGAGCAGATGGCGAAAACAAGGACGCAAACGGGGAGCCGGTTGAAGTAGAGGTGTGCTTCATTTGCGCCTCAGACGTTGAACATAATGCTGTCGCCCCATGTAACCATCGCACATGCCATATTTGCGCTTTAAGGATGAGAGCACTATATAAGTCGAAAGACTGCGGCTATTGTAGA GCACCCTCGCCATTTGTTATATTCACAGATAATGCGACCAAAAATTATGAAGACTTCTCCGATgaagatatttcaaatacagaCCCAAATATTGGTATTCGATATGAAAGTAACGACATTCAGGAGGACACCCTATTACTTTTGCGGTATAATTGTCCTGATCCTGATTGTACTACTGCATGTAGAGGCTGGCCAGATTTGCATCGTCATGTCAGATCGACACATCAGAAGAAAATGTGTGATCTGTGTACGAGACACAAGAAAGTGTTCACCCACGAACACGAATTATTCGCAGATAAAGAACTGGAAAAGCATATGAGGAAAGGGGACGACAATCCTGGAGCACTCGATCAGACTGGATTTAAAGGGCATCCTCTATGTTCGTTCTGTGGTCAACGGTTCTATGGCGATGACGAGCTGTTTTTGCATTGCCGAGATAAGCATGAAAGATGCCATGTCTGTGATCGACAGAGCAATAACGGCCAACCGCACTATTACATTGATTATAATTCCCTATCTCAACATCTACGAAAGGATCATTTCCCTTGCAACGAACCGGAATGCTTGGAGCAGAAGTTTGTATTCTTTGCAACAGAAATGGACCTAAAAGCACATCAGTTAGAAGTTCATGGAAATAGTTTATCTAAAGATGTTCGCAGAGATGCGAGGACGGTTGATATTTCTACCTTTGAATATCGTCAACCATACGTCCAAGAGCGCAACCGCGGAGGAAATCAACGAGAGCAACGGGAAGGCCGTGGTAGAGGCAGGGGTAGAGACCCAAATGCTGAACCATTGGCACCATCCAGTGCACAACCCTTACGTCGGGAAGAGCAGGCTTTCCAGCGTCAAATGGCTGTGCAAGGCGCTCAGGCTGGATCATCGAGAGCTTTCGGTGGTCAGTTGACAGCACCTACCCCTGCCCAAGCTAGTGCCAGAGTCAATCCGGCAGAATCCTCACGGGCTGCTTCCGCTCGACCTGCAGCTAATGCTGGTGGTCTTTCCGAAGCAGTCAGGGGGCTGGACATAGCTGCGCCAGAATTAACACCCGAAGAACAACGCAAGcaacttcaacatcaagatGTTATTGATAGAGCGACTCGACTTTTACAGAACGACCAAACCAAGCTCAATCAATTCCGTAACTCGATATCTTCGTACAAGAATGCTGGGATAACTGCTTCTGCTCTCATCGATGCATTTTTTGCTCTATTTTCGGACACCACTCCTGCTGCCCTCGGCTCGCTTATCCGTGAAGTGGCCGCTCTTTTTGAAGACCAGAGTAAGGGGAAGGCAATAGTCACTGCTTGGAACGATTGGCGAGCAATAAATGAAGATTACCCATCCCTTCCAGCTCCTACTTCCAGTAACGGTAATTCCATACCTTTGGGGTGGGCATCCGCAAATTCCAACTCTTCATCTGGCCCACGATCCAATCGTGtgctgaaattgaaaaagtctACAGCACAATCATCCCGTTCAACCGTCTCACAAAATCGGTCTTGGGGTACCGCTTCAACATCTGCTTCCACCTCATCACCTgccccatcctcatcaaatcAGTATAATAATCCCTTCCCAACTCTCCCTACATCCCGTCCAAATCAAACCGACTCCCGTATAACAACTACACCTTGGGTAGCACCAACTCCTGCaacctcctcttcttccgcGCCCCCATCTGCACCTTCCAGTCGAGCCCCGTCACGCGCGCAAGCGAGGAATGGAAAAGACACGAATGCCTTTCCAGCATTGCCTCCAGCTGCCAAACCGCAAAGTACTATATTTGGGTACGGTACGGGGATGGTAAGGAGGGATATGGGAGGTAGACCCGTTGCAACTGCATGGGGATCAGGCAATGGTGAAGGAAGTTCGGGGGCTGGGGACGCGGAGAGCGCGGATGCTGGACAGGGCGGAAGGAAAAAGGGAAATAAGGGTAAAAAGCAAGTTTTGATGAATTGGGGTTAA